In one window of Bizionia sp. M204 DNA:
- a CDS encoding ABC-F family ATP-binding cassette domain-containing protein encodes MLNIHNLSVSFQGDYLFEEITFKITAGDRIGLIGKNGAGKSTMLKILAKEMEPDSGQLAADKNLRIGFLKQDIDFELGRTVLEESYEAFKEIKEVEAKLDDINTQLATRTDYESDGYHQLMVDVNDMQHQYEILGGYNYQGETEKILQGLGFKREDFNKLTDTFSGGWRMRIELAKLLLQNNDLLLLDEPTNHLDIESIIWLEGFLTGYSGAVVIVSHDKMFLDNVTNRTIEISLGRIYDYNKPYSKFLVLRKEIKEQQLATQKNQQKEIEQTEKLIEKFRAKASKATMAQSLIKKLDRMDRIEVDEDDNSVMTLKFPVSIVPGKVVIEANNITKKYGDLTVLKDIDLHIARDIKTAFVGQNGQGKSTLAKIIVGELKHEGSLKLGHNVQIGYFAQNQAEYLDGNKTVLDIMIDAANEKNRSRVRDILGSFLFRGDEVDKYVRVLSGGERNRLALAKLLLQPFNVLVMDEPTNHLDIKSKNVLKDALKQFEGTLILVSHDRDFLQDLTDTVYEFKDHKIKEYLGNIDFYLQQRNVENLREVEKRDVEKQAPKESNKESYEYQKKFKSLNNKLSNIESKIQQLEKTIKEIDVELATNYDEVVSNPDFFESYQSKKDKLESLMHDWEQVQESLDALD; translated from the coding sequence ATGCTCAATATTCACAACCTTTCTGTTTCCTTTCAAGGCGATTATCTCTTTGAAGAAATTACCTTCAAAATAACCGCAGGCGATCGTATTGGTCTCATTGGGAAAAATGGCGCAGGAAAATCGACCATGCTAAAAATTTTAGCAAAAGAAATGGAGCCGGATTCTGGCCAATTGGCAGCCGATAAAAACTTACGAATCGGATTTTTAAAACAGGATATCGATTTTGAATTAGGACGAACCGTTCTGGAAGAGTCCTACGAAGCTTTTAAAGAAATTAAGGAAGTTGAAGCAAAGCTTGATGATATAAACACCCAATTGGCAACACGTACCGATTATGAAAGTGATGGCTATCATCAACTCATGGTGGATGTAAATGATATGCAACACCAATATGAAATTTTAGGTGGTTATAACTACCAAGGCGAAACCGAGAAAATACTTCAAGGTTTAGGATTTAAGCGTGAGGATTTTAATAAATTAACGGATACCTTTTCTGGAGGTTGGCGTATGCGAATTGAGTTAGCCAAGCTTTTATTGCAAAACAATGATTTGCTGCTTCTGGATGAGCCTACCAACCACTTGGATATTGAATCTATTATCTGGCTGGAAGGCTTTTTAACAGGCTATTCCGGTGCTGTGGTAATTGTATCACACGATAAAATGTTTTTAGATAATGTGACGAACCGAACCATTGAAATTTCATTAGGAAGAATCTACGATTACAACAAGCCATATTCCAAGTTTTTAGTATTGCGAAAGGAAATAAAAGAGCAACAATTAGCCACACAAAAAAATCAGCAAAAGGAAATTGAACAAACCGAAAAGCTAATTGAAAAGTTTCGTGCTAAAGCATCTAAAGCTACCATGGCACAATCCTTAATCAAGAAGTTGGACCGAATGGATAGGATTGAGGTTGATGAAGATGATAACAGCGTCATGACGCTTAAATTCCCGGTGTCTATTGTTCCTGGGAAAGTGGTGATTGAAGCAAATAATATCACTAAAAAATATGGCGATTTAACGGTTTTAAAAGATATCGATTTACATATTGCTCGCGATATTAAAACGGCGTTTGTTGGACAAAATGGTCAAGGAAAATCCACCTTAGCTAAAATTATTGTGGGCGAATTAAAGCATGAAGGCAGTTTAAAACTCGGTCACAATGTTCAAATAGGGTATTTCGCACAAAACCAAGCTGAATATTTAGATGGTAATAAAACGGTTTTAGATATTATGATTGATGCGGCCAATGAGAAAAATAGAAGTCGCGTTCGTGATATTCTAGGATCTTTTTTATTCCGCGGTGATGAAGTAGATAAGTATGTTCGTGTATTATCTGGAGGTGAACGAAACCGGTTGGCACTAGCCAAATTATTATTGCAGCCTTTTAATGTATTGGTTATGGATGAGCCAACGAATCATTTGGATATCAAATCGAAAAACGTGTTAAAGGATGCCCTAAAACAATTTGAAGGAACATTAATTCTAGTATCGCACGATAGAGATTTTCTCCAAGATTTAACCGATACGGTTTATGAATTTAAAGATCATAAAATAAAAGAATATCTCGGAAATATTGATTTCTACCTCCAACAACGTAATGTTGAAAATCTGCGTGAGGTGGAAAAACGTGATGTAGAAAAACAAGCGCCTAAAGAAAGCAATAAAGAAAGTTACGAATACCAGAAGAAATTTAAATCGCTTAATAATAAGTTGAGTAATATTGAATCTAAAATTCAACAATTAGAAAAAACGATAAAAGAAATTGATGTAGAGCTCGCCACGAATTATGATGAAGTGGTTTCTAATCCGGACTTTTTCGAAAGTTATCAAAGTAAAAAAGATAAATTAGAAAGTTTAATGCACGACTGGGAGCAGGTTCAAGAATCTTTAGACGCTTTGGATTAA
- a CDS encoding Two component regulator three Y domain protein → MKAIKLSILCLFVTALSLANVTNTEKAALVALYNSTNGSQWTHAWDLSSPMESWYGVTVKNNQVVDLNLEFNNLQGTLPQEIGNLVNLKHLNFGLNKLSGSIPSSIGNLNKLETLNLSMNILDGSIPTNISKLSNLRILELGSNKLTGTIPTEISAMSNLVKLSLIDNKISGEIPAEIMALTQLEEIVLANNLLTGDVPFELSYFPKLKTFMVSDNKLNQEYISVINGNNPNMMDLNSGSVITDND, encoded by the coding sequence ATGAAAGCTATTAAACTATCAATTTTATGTTTGTTTGTAACAGCCTTGTCATTGGCTAACGTTACAAATACGGAGAAAGCTGCGCTTGTAGCACTTTATAATTCTACAAACGGAAGTCAATGGACACATGCTTGGGACTTATCATCTCCTATGGAAAGTTGGTATGGCGTAACGGTTAAAAACAACCAAGTAGTGGATTTAAATTTAGAATTCAATAACTTACAAGGAACACTTCCCCAAGAAATAGGAAATTTGGTTAATTTGAAGCATTTAAATTTCGGTTTAAACAAGCTATCAGGTTCCATTCCTTCATCAATAGGAAATTTAAACAAATTAGAAACATTAAACTTATCTATGAATATTCTAGATGGGTCTATACCTACTAATATTAGTAAGTTATCAAACCTACGCATATTAGAATTAGGCAGTAATAAGTTAACCGGCACGATACCTACAGAAATTAGTGCTATGAGTAATTTAGTAAAATTAAGTTTAATCGATAATAAGATTAGTGGTGAGATTCCTGCTGAAATTATGGCATTAACACAATTAGAAGAAATTGTTTTAGCTAATAATCTATTAACAGGAGACGTACCATTTGAATTATCTTATTTCCCCAAATTAAAAACATTTATGGTAAGCGACAACAAATTAAACCAGGAGTACATTAGCGTTATTAACGGTAACAATCCAAACATGATGGACTTAAATTCAGGATCTGTTATTACAGACAACGATTAA
- a CDS encoding CPXCG motif-containing cysteine-rich protein yields MEEHEFQCPYCWESISMLLDSSQSEQQYIEDCEVCCNPIQISVQFEGQNLVSFRAENIEQ; encoded by the coding sequence ATGGAAGAACACGAGTTTCAATGCCCATATTGTTGGGAGTCTATTTCAATGTTATTAGATAGCTCACAATCTGAGCAGCAATATATTGAGGACTGTGAGGTCTGTTGTAATCCCATTCAAATATCGGTGCAATTTGAGGGGCAAAACTTGGTTAGTTTCCGTGCAGAAAACATTGAGCAATAA
- a CDS encoding recombinase family protein, with the protein MDKAIIISRCSTTESKQDVSRQSEELMSNYNGSYQIIKEFSYYKSGTKNDEVNNEILDYAIANGVKHIIASEISRISRKISSFALFLEKCNANGINIIINNYKLHTLLESGEVNGMVQTMLSIASTFASAELRLIKSRLDSGRKKYVKDGGVLGRKKGSTKDAKQLLTEHSDIVKFVKQNQSVRNIMTLTGKSSGTVQKVKKIVLNAA; encoded by the coding sequence ATGGATAAAGCAATAATTATTAGTAGATGTTCTACTACCGAAAGTAAGCAAGACGTAAGCCGTCAGAGTGAGGAATTAATGTCTAATTATAATGGCTCGTATCAAATTATAAAAGAGTTTAGCTATTACAAAAGTGGCACTAAGAATGACGAGGTTAACAATGAAATACTAGATTATGCTATCGCAAATGGGGTTAAACACATAATAGCATCTGAGATTTCAAGAATAAGTCGTAAAATATCTTCATTCGCTTTATTTCTTGAAAAATGTAATGCTAATGGTATCAATATTATTATAAATAATTATAAGCTACATACATTATTAGAAAGTGGTGAGGTGAACGGTATGGTTCAAACAATGCTTTCAATTGCATCGACTTTTGCATCAGCAGAACTTCGTCTTATAAAATCAAGATTAGATTCTGGACGAAAAAAATACGTAAAAGATGGTGGTGTCCTTGGCAGAAAAAAAGGTTCAACTAAAGATGCTAAACAACTATTGACAGAGCATTCAGATATAGTGAAATTTGTGAAGCAAAATCAATCTGTACGCAATATTATGACGTTAACAGGGAAATCTAGCGGAACAGTTCAGAAAGTTAAAAAGATAGTCTTAAATGCAGCTTAA
- a CDS encoding tyrosine-type recombinase/integrase encodes MYCKPKVNNGSVVIYYGTKGVMRFPTGVKISKSKDRSKKFIQWDYKNNRVSIDVPNSTDMNKIISDWLVKADNIVSEYLKDGATITADELKSNLDRLKDGKAQVKTSLFLDHYDEYMERKRVQLVERGNKSNESYKTYGTFRSTIEDYEAEHQTTLKNSDVTNNDWLNHFHSWLTIKRKKQIIHDGVIYKFKTKGNLKPASVDKRFEVLTGYFTYLKEKELIKDDNFLKRYKRNEITVTSKIKTTLSINEIHELYNYKFDNDVKENVKLIFIFSCLTGFRWKDIENFDKGFICDFKESKVYKHVAQKTKGKIGKIATIPLSKMAIEILETLNYNLKIYSNAYTNQVLHKLLKESKLFDQLTLAEDETGKNLKRYELLTMHRGRDTFITNLINTVPLHELMSYTSHEKLSTLQKYIDYSRDINPEYVSIFDEKPAN; translated from the coding sequence ATGTATTGCAAACCTAAAGTTAACAACGGTTCAGTTGTAATTTACTACGGAACCAAAGGCGTGATGAGATTTCCTACTGGTGTAAAGATTTCTAAATCAAAAGACCGAAGTAAAAAGTTCATACAATGGGACTACAAAAACAATAGAGTTAGCATTGATGTTCCCAATTCTACTGATATGAACAAAATTATCAGTGATTGGCTAGTAAAGGCAGATAACATCGTTTCTGAATATCTTAAAGATGGTGCTACTATTACAGCTGATGAACTTAAAAGTAACCTCGACAGGCTTAAAGATGGCAAAGCACAAGTTAAAACAAGCCTGTTCCTGGACCACTACGATGAATATATGGAACGGAAACGAGTACAACTGGTTGAACGTGGAAACAAATCAAATGAAAGCTATAAAACATACGGAACATTTAGAAGCACTATTGAAGATTACGAAGCTGAACATCAAACAACACTCAAAAATTCAGATGTAACTAATAATGATTGGCTAAATCATTTTCATTCATGGCTGACCATCAAACGGAAAAAACAAATCATTCACGATGGAGTTATATATAAATTTAAGACTAAAGGAAACTTAAAACCTGCAAGTGTAGATAAAAGATTTGAAGTACTAACAGGCTACTTTACGTACTTAAAAGAAAAAGAGCTTATTAAAGATGATAACTTTTTAAAGCGTTATAAAAGGAATGAAATTACAGTAACTTCAAAAATAAAAACTACTCTATCAATCAATGAAATTCATGAACTTTATAATTACAAGTTCGACAATGACGTAAAAGAAAATGTGAAATTGATTTTCATATTTTCCTGTTTAACTGGTTTTAGATGGAAGGATATCGAAAATTTTGATAAAGGATTTATTTGCGATTTTAAAGAAAGTAAAGTTTACAAACATGTTGCTCAAAAAACTAAAGGAAAAATAGGGAAAATTGCTACTATACCACTTTCAAAAATGGCAATTGAAATTTTAGAGACACTAAATTATAATCTTAAAATTTATAGTAATGCCTATACAAATCAGGTCTTACACAAATTACTAAAAGAATCCAAACTATTTGACCAACTCACACTTGCAGAAGACGAAACAGGGAAAAATCTGAAACGCTATGAATTGTTAACCATGCACAGAGGGCGTGACACTTTTATTACTAATTTAATTAACACAGTACCTTTACACGAATTAATGAGCTACACTAGCCACGAAAAACTATCAACTCTACAAAAATATATCGATTATTCAAGGGATATAAATCCAGAATATGTTAGTATTTTTGATGAAAAGCCAGCAAATTAA
- a CDS encoding GreA/GreB family elongation factor codes for MSKNVILTTGIYDMIKDHVRRKKVTKQEEELLLQELREAKQVLRRDLPNDVVTVNRRVKIKDYTDNNEKEYMFVATTKTNNKKGKLSILCDVAVATVGRQVGDIINWPFKDGERKLEILTVENI; via the coding sequence ATGTCTAAAAATGTAATTTTAACAACAGGAATATACGATATGATTAAAGATCATGTCCGCAGAAAAAAAGTAACTAAACAAGAAGAAGAATTATTACTTCAAGAACTAAGAGAAGCCAAACAAGTACTTAGGCGAGACTTACCAAATGATGTTGTTACAGTAAACCGACGTGTAAAAATTAAAGATTACACGGATAACAATGAAAAAGAATATATGTTTGTGGCTACCACTAAAACAAACAATAAAAAAGGAAAATTATCTATTTTATGTGATGTGGCCGTTGCCACGGTTGGCAGACAGGTAGGCGATATAATAAATTGGCCTTTTAAAGATGGTGAAAGAAAATTAGAAATTTTAACGGTTGAAAATATTTAA
- a CDS encoding mechanosensitive ion channel family protein, whose amino-acid sequence MLTNKLHHWLAREKQRKFPGEESTSLRLLKRILNTLWVVLGIIALSYLVLDESRHNALTDDFKIVLYIGVVLALTIIAASTANMWFKYDIQKKIENEHDPTSFKFLRYVVLVVIYFVGILLCLLAFPSLKGVAQTALGGAGVLALIAGLAAQEALANVIGGLFIITFKPFRIGDLIKVTDAMVGRVTDITLRHTVIRNFENKMIVIPNSIINKEKLINYDMGELKCCERIEIGISYDSDIDVAKKIMQEECERHPLILDNRTELEIQEGLPVVKTALIQLNDSSMTIRAWTWGRSYSDSFQLKIDVLESIKKRFDKEGIEIPFPYRTIVMKKEN is encoded by the coding sequence ATGCTGACAAATAAATTGCATCATTGGTTAGCTAGAGAAAAGCAGCGAAAATTTCCCGGAGAAGAATCCACATCGTTGCGGTTACTAAAGCGTATTCTTAACACCTTATGGGTTGTTTTAGGAATAATAGCCTTGAGTTACTTGGTGTTAGATGAAAGTCGACATAATGCACTTACAGACGATTTTAAAATAGTTCTGTATATAGGAGTTGTTTTGGCACTCACCATAATTGCGGCTTCAACTGCGAATATGTGGTTTAAATATGATATCCAAAAAAAGATTGAAAACGAACACGATCCAACCAGTTTTAAATTTTTAAGATACGTTGTTCTTGTTGTTATTTATTTTGTTGGTATTCTTCTGTGTCTTTTAGCCTTTCCTTCGCTTAAAGGTGTTGCACAAACGGCTTTGGGTGGAGCAGGAGTATTAGCGCTTATAGCGGGTCTTGCAGCACAAGAAGCCTTGGCAAATGTTATTGGGGGGTTGTTTATAATTACTTTTAAACCTTTTAGAATTGGCGATCTTATCAAAGTAACAGATGCCATGGTTGGTAGAGTTACCGATATTACATTACGGCATACCGTCATTCGTAATTTTGAAAATAAGATGATTGTTATTCCAAACTCCATAATCAATAAGGAAAAGTTGATTAATTATGATATGGGCGAACTTAAATGTTGTGAACGTATTGAGATTGGTATATCCTATGATAGTGATATTGATGTAGCCAAAAAAATCATGCAAGAAGAATGTGAGAGACATCCACTTATTTTAGACAACCGTACAGAGTTAGAGATACAAGAGGGGTTACCGGTAGTAAAAACAGCGCTTATACAATTAAATGACTCTTCAATGACCATAAGAGCTTGGACCTGGGGAAGAAGCTACAGTGATAGCTTTCAACTTAAAATTGACGTTTTAGAAAGTATTAAAAAACGCTTTGATAAAGAAGGGATTGAAATTCCATTTCCTTATAGAACTATTGTAATGAAAAAAGAGAATTAG
- a CDS encoding universal stress protein: MKNIIIPVDFSKQSEFALETGAILAKKHNATLHVLHMLELSDSLISQSDSDNKNEMLFMVALTKKKFEPFLDKDYLEGVTVQPVIKRHKVYNEVDAFAKEVEADLIVMGSQGLTLQDGIFAGSNAEKMVRNSSTPVLIVKSSPKDFNLSNAIFATDMSIESVPVYERASAVFSNLGVTMQPVYVNRPFNDFINTKEFNAKRQKFAEAGGSNKVKFIAGHTIEDGLIQYAEEINAGVIGISTNARKGLNRLLRGSISEDLANQSKLPVMTFKL; the protein is encoded by the coding sequence ATGAAAAATATTATTATACCTGTCGACTTTTCAAAGCAGTCAGAATTTGCATTAGAAACGGGAGCTATTTTAGCAAAAAAACATAACGCAACACTCCATGTTTTGCACATGCTAGAACTGTCAGATTCGTTAATTTCACAGTCTGATTCTGATAATAAAAACGAAATGTTGTTTATGGTTGCTTTAACTAAAAAGAAGTTTGAACCATTTTTGGATAAAGATTATTTAGAAGGTGTTACAGTACAACCGGTTATTAAACGACATAAAGTTTACAATGAAGTTGATGCTTTTGCCAAAGAAGTAGAGGCAGATTTAATTGTTATGGGATCGCAAGGTCTTACATTGCAGGATGGAATTTTTGCAGGTTCTAATGCAGAAAAAATGGTGCGTAATAGTAGTACGCCTGTTTTAATTGTAAAATCTAGTCCTAAAGATTTTAATTTAAGTAATGCCATTTTTGCTACAGATATGAGTATTGAAAGTGTGCCAGTTTACGAGAGAGCCAGTGCTGTTTTCTCAAATTTAGGAGTTACCATGCAGCCTGTTTATGTTAATAGACCATTTAATGATTTTATAAACACCAAAGAATTTAATGCCAAAAGACAGAAGTTTGCAGAAGCTGGAGGTTCAAATAAGGTTAAGTTTATAGCCGGACATACCATTGAAGACGGATTGATTCAATATGCCGAAGAAATTAATGCAGGTGTTATTGGAATAAGTACAAATGCCAGAAAAGGACTAAACCGTCTATTAAGAGGAAGTATTTCTGAAGATTTAGCAAACCAATCTAAATTACCAGTAATGACATTTAAATTGTAG
- a CDS encoding NAD(P)/FAD-dependent oxidoreductase produces MNKTNTGKTYWTTCHECHGLGKKRQRLRKKVRLQYRKALEAFEKNHSQGITPVKPKGHLNPCTNCNGSGLIPADSNPIPDTENYPHVAIIGGGIGGVALAVACLHRGIPFTLYERDTNFNARSQGYGLTLQQASKAIEGFGIFSLEDGIVSTRHVVHTTDGKVIGEWGIRKWADSNEKLPPKRTNIHIARQALRLALLEQLGGHNLVKWGHQLTNFSEDDQGINLTFDVNGKIKNAKADLVVGADGIRSSVRHLLIGNNKTPLRYLDCIVILGICPLAALKGITSDLLDSATVFQTANGHERIYMMPFSSDSIMWQLSFPMTEKEAQALSDNGSQALKEEACRRTQWHDPIPQIMAATDVNQISGYPVYDRELLTSDLLEKGQKTTLIGDAAHPMSPFKGQGANQALLDALALARGISKGCRPLTQWRIVGIKKTVLQEFESEMLARSASKVKDSAAAANFLHSDVVLFEGNEPRGRCLKNKDS; encoded by the coding sequence GTGAATAAAACCAATACAGGCAAAACATATTGGACTACCTGCCACGAATGTCATGGACTTGGAAAAAAAAGACAACGGCTTCGCAAGAAGGTGCGACTTCAATATAGGAAGGCACTAGAAGCATTTGAAAAAAACCACAGTCAGGGAATTACACCTGTAAAGCCGAAAGGCCATTTAAATCCATGCACAAATTGCAATGGCTCAGGTTTAATTCCAGCCGATAGCAACCCTATTCCAGACACCGAAAATTATCCGCATGTTGCTATTATTGGTGGCGGAATTGGAGGCGTTGCGCTTGCCGTAGCTTGCTTACACCGTGGCATCCCGTTTACACTTTATGAACGCGACACCAATTTTAATGCACGATCTCAAGGCTATGGACTTACCTTGCAACAAGCCAGTAAGGCAATTGAAGGTTTTGGTATCTTTTCTTTAGAAGACGGTATAGTTTCAACAAGACATGTGGTGCATACAACAGACGGCAAGGTGATTGGCGAATGGGGAATTAGGAAATGGGCGGATTCCAATGAAAAATTACCACCAAAACGCACTAACATTCATATAGCACGACAAGCTTTACGTTTGGCACTGCTAGAGCAACTCGGTGGACATAACCTAGTAAAATGGGGGCATCAGTTAACCAATTTTAGTGAAGACGATCAAGGTATCAATTTAACCTTTGACGTGAATGGCAAAATAAAAAACGCCAAAGCAGATCTTGTTGTAGGCGCGGATGGCATCCGAAGTTCTGTCAGGCATTTATTGATTGGCAATAACAAGACACCTTTACGCTATCTGGATTGCATTGTAATATTAGGCATTTGTCCGTTGGCAGCTCTTAAAGGCATAACTAGTGATCTATTGGATTCGGCCACGGTTTTTCAAACAGCCAATGGCCACGAACGTATTTATATGATGCCGTTTTCTTCCGACTCTATTATGTGGCAATTAAGTTTCCCCATGACCGAAAAAGAAGCCCAAGCCTTAAGCGATAACGGCTCTCAAGCCCTCAAAGAAGAAGCGTGCCGTAGAACCCAATGGCATGATCCCATTCCGCAAATTATGGCAGCTACGGATGTCAATCAAATTTCTGGATATCCAGTTTACGACCGTGAGTTATTGACATCAGATTTGTTAGAAAAAGGTCAAAAAACAACGTTAATTGGAGATGCGGCTCACCCCATGAGTCCTTTTAAAGGTCAAGGTGCAAATCAAGCGCTTCTTGATGCACTAGCTTTGGCTCGTGGAATTTCAAAAGGCTGTAGACCTTTAACACAATGGCGTATTGTTGGTATTAAAAAAACTGTTTTACAAGAGTTTGAATCCGAGATGTTAGCACGCAGTGCTTCCAAAGTAAAAGATTCTGCAGCGGCTGCAAATTTTCTCCATTCCGACGTAGTACTCTTTGAAGGTAACGAACCCAGAGGGCGTTGCTTAAAAAACAAGGATTCTTAA
- a CDS encoding collagen-like protein — protein sequence MLVTALITFCFACSPEDGINGTDGPQGIQGEQGPPGEQGPQGEQGESGSANASKYIITVADTDWDGSYHYGGSNSHTVYTIPPTLTGNIGINNPNYVVIAYGSPTGISYVEKKHLPYVFGVNNNYGLKFELLLSRNQLSMSKTTNGWNNSSVPMAERPDSFILEIFMIEMSAANKAKIDIDFNDYQAVVDYFELDN from the coding sequence GTGCTTGTTACAGCACTAATAACGTTTTGTTTTGCCTGCTCTCCGGAAGACGGTATAAACGGTACCGATGGGCCTCAAGGCATTCAAGGTGAACAGGGACCACCAGGTGAACAGGGACCACAAGGTGAACAGGGTGAATCAGGAAGCGCTAATGCAAGTAAATATATAATTACAGTAGCAGACACAGATTGGGACGGCAGCTATCATTATGGCGGTAGTAATAGTCATACGGTATACACTATCCCACCTACACTGACAGGGAACATTGGTATAAACAATCCAAATTATGTTGTAATTGCGTACGGAAGTCCTACTGGAATCAGTTATGTTGAGAAAAAACATTTACCTTATGTATTTGGCGTAAATAACAATTATGGCTTAAAATTTGAATTATTACTTTCTAGAAATCAACTTAGCATGTCTAAAACTACAAATGGCTGGAATAACAGTTCCGTTCCTATGGCCGAAAGACCAGACTCTTTCATTTTAGAAATATTTATGATAGAAATGAGCGCAGCCAATAAAGCAAAAATTGACATTGACTTTAATGATTACCAAGCGGTTGTCGATTATTTTGAACTAGACAATTAA